CCGTTCCGATGCTGATGCCGAACGCGGCGGCGGGCAACCTCTCGCTGCAGTTCCAGGCGCGCGCGTACGCGCAGACCGTGGTGAGCGCCTGCGCCTCCAGCACCGAGTCGATCATCCATGCGTTCCACCACCTGCAGGACGGCCTGGCCGACGTCGTGATCGCCGGTGGCACCGAATCGGCCATCCACCCGATCACCATGGCGTCCTTCGCCTCGGCGCAGGCGCTCTCGCGGCGCAACGACGACCCCGCGACCGCATCACGCCCCGGCGCGATCGACCGTGACGGCTTCGTCATGGGCGAAGGCGCTGCGGCCCTCATCCTCGAGACCGAGGAGCACGCCAAGGCGCGCGGCGCGAAGATCTACGGCTACGTGCTCGGCGGCGGCGTCACGGCCGACGCGTACCACATCACCGGCAATGACCCCGAGGGGACCGGAGCCGCGCGTGCGGTCACGCAGGCGCTCGACGAGGCCGGGATCACGGCCGACCAGGTCGCGCACATCAACGCGCACGCGACGTCGACCCCGGTGGGCGACCCCAACGAGTACGTCGCGCTCCGCAAGGTGTTCGGCGAGCGGATCGACGAGATTCCCGTCTCGGCGACCAAGGCCTCCACCGGCCACCTGCTCGGTGGCACCGGAGCACTCGAGGCGATCTTCGCGCTCCTCGCGCTGCGCGACCGCGTCGCTCCTCCGACCATCAACATGACCGAGCCCGACCCGGCCGTGCCGTTCAGGCTGTCGGGTGAGGCGCAGCCTCTCGGCGAGGGCACGCTGTACGCGATCAGCAACTCCTTCGGCTTCGGCGGCCACAACGCGGTCGCCGTGTTCTCCAACGCCGACTGACACCGCGGCACGACAGACGTCGATGCACGAGAGCGGCCCCCGGGGATTCCCGGGGGCCGCTCTCGTGCGTCAGTGCGTCGGTGCGTCAGTGTGCGTGCGTCAGGCTCGCGCCAGCTGGCGCGACCGCGTCTGGCGGAGCCGCGTCGTCCAGGGCAGGAACCAGCCGACCAACGGCCCGACGCCGAAGGCGAAGAGCACGGTGCCGACACCCACCGGGCCGCCGAGCAGGAACCCGATGGCCAGCACGCTCCCCTCGATGAGGGTGCGGACGAGCCACACCGGCCACCCCGTCCGGCGGACGAGACCCGTCATGAGCCCGTCGCGCGGACCCGGACCGAAGTCCGCGGCGATGTACAGTCCCGTCGCGAACGCGAGGAGCACGAGACCGGCCACGAACATGGGCGCGCCGACCCAGACCGACGGCGGCTCGGGGATCAGCGCGAGCGCGAGATCGGCGCTCGGCCCCACGAGCAGGGCGTTGAGGAGTGTGCCGAGCCCGACACGCTGCCGCAGCGGGATCCACAGCACCAGCACGAGGATCGACACGAGCACGGTGACAGCCCCGTATCCGATTCCGGTCTGGCCGGCCACGCCGAGGGCGAGGACGTCCCAGGGTGCCACCCCGATGCCGCCGTGCACCATCAGCCCCAGCGCGACGCCGTAGAGGAAGAGACCGACCAGCAGCTGCACGACGCGCTCGACGAGGTCGCGTCGACTGGTCGCGGAGATCGGCAGGAAGAGGGAACGGAGCTGCATCGTTCCATCGTGGCCTGTCGCGACGCGCACGAGTCCAGACCACTCGAAGGAAAGTGGCCTGCGAACACCAGTCCACTTTGCGGCATCATGGGAGTATGGCCTCACGACTCGTCGAGCAGCTGGGTGGGCAGCACGCCGCCGGCGCCACC
The sequence above is a segment of the Microbacterium sp. Root553 genome. Coding sequences within it:
- a CDS encoding beta-ketoacyl-[acyl-carrier-protein] synthase family protein, with the protein product MTKRIVVTGIGATSAIGGTAPENWTNLLAGQSGTRTLEHDWVQQYELPVTFAAEAIVRPEEVLPRHEAKRLDPSSQFALIAAREAWADAGEPEVAPERLGVDFATGIGGLWTLLDAWDTLREKGPRRVMPLTVPMLMPNAAAGNLSLQFQARAYAQTVVSACASSTESIIHAFHHLQDGLADVVIAGGTESAIHPITMASFASAQALSRRNDDPATASRPGAIDRDGFVMGEGAAALILETEEHAKARGAKIYGYVLGGGVTADAYHITGNDPEGTGAARAVTQALDEAGITADQVAHINAHATSTPVGDPNEYVALRKVFGERIDEIPVSATKASTGHLLGGTGALEAIFALLALRDRVAPPTINMTEPDPAVPFRLSGEAQPLGEGTLYAISNSFGFGGHNAVAVFSNAD
- the yczE gene encoding membrane protein YczE; the protein is MQLRSLFLPISATSRRDLVERVVQLLVGLFLYGVALGLMVHGGIGVAPWDVLALGVAGQTGIGYGAVTVLVSILVLVLWIPLRQRVGLGTLLNALLVGPSADLALALIPEPPSVWVGAPMFVAGLVLLAFATGLYIAADFGPGPRDGLMTGLVRRTGWPVWLVRTLIEGSVLAIGFLLGGPVGVGTVLFAFGVGPLVGWFLPWTTRLRQTRSRQLARA